The Neodiprion virginianus isolate iyNeoVirg1 chromosome 5, iyNeoVirg1.1, whole genome shotgun sequence genome contains a region encoding:
- the LOC124305767 gene encoding organic cation transporter protein-like isoform X2, with product MTEIITEEETVEKSVWKLEECTAFDYDRHFGYESIVTELDWVCKDAWKAALGQSMYFVGAVGGTFMMGIAADKWGRVKALIAAFLFAILGNTMTILSSGLELFAVSRFIAGLATDTNFVMMYIIVMEYIRPSMRTFGLNICIGVFYCLGCSVVPWLAVGLETWRKFLMSVSVPMVLVPFYYFILPESASWLLTKGRADKALEGFLRIAKINGKVIPDEVVARFQAVHKDGGKPPQTSLHELFKTPNLRRKMSILVFKTMTLTLCYDAISRNVNISGTSPFVIFSLGSLTVFPACLVILTLQDKIGRKGLFFIAVLLSAFLTSSSGLMHAFLKDAAILSTDLMVHMSIGLSVTARLCVVIAFNSGSQYAAELIPTVIRGRGVALIHVVGYAASFLSPLLLYLSRFWQPLPDLLLGLLCFICASLTLLLPETLGRTLPASLNDGEVFGEEDRPCDFACCGGRTSRRGRDENRDEQ from the exons ATGACGGAAATCATCACCGAGGAAGAGACCGTAGAAAAATCTGTCTGGAAACTCGAGGAGTGCACGGCCTTTGACTACGACAGACATTTCGGATACGAAAGCATCGTCACCGAG CTAGACTGGGTCTGCAAGGATGCTTGGAAAGCGGCGTTGGGTCAGTCGATGTACTTCGTTGGGGCTGTAGGTGGGACATTTATGATGGGCATTGCGGCGGACAAATGGGGCCGAGTGAAGGCCCTGATTGCCGCCTTCCTTTTTGCGATACTCGGCAATACGATGACCATATTATCAAGCGGCCTGGAGCTCTTTGCCGTTTCAAGGTTCATCGCTGGACTCGCAACCGACACGAATTTCGTTATGATGTATATAATCG TCATGGAGTACATCAGGCCCAGCATGCGGACCTTTGGATTGAACATTTGCATCGGTGTGTTTTACTGTCTCGGATGTAGCGTCGTACCTTGGCTGGCGGTTGGCCTTGAAACGTGGAGAAAATTCTTG ATGAGCGTCTCGGTCCCGATGGTACTGGTTCCCTTTTACTACTTCATCCTGCCCGAAAGCGCCTCCTGGCTTCTGACCAAAGGACGAGCTGACAAAGCACTCGAGGGCTTTCTAAGGATCGCCAAAATTAATGGCAAGGTTATTCCTGACGAGGTCGTCGCACGGTTTCAAGCGGTCCACAAGGACGGGGGAAAACCACCTCAGACGAGCTTGCACGAGCTTTTTAAAACTCCGAACCTAAGACGAAAAATGTCCATTCTGGTGTTCAAAAC GATGACTTTGACACTTTGTTACGACGCCATATCACGAAACGTGAACATAAGTGGCACCTCACCGTTCGTTATATTTTCCCTCGGTTCTCTCACCGTGTTTCCAGCCTGTTTGGTGATCCTGACATTGCAGGACAAAATAGGGCGGAAGGGACTTTTCTTCATTGCCGTTTTGCTCTCGGCATTTCTAACGTCTAGCAGCGGTTTGATGCATGCATTCCTGAAAGATGCAG CGATACTATCCACAGATCTGATGGTCCACATGAGTATTGGTCTATCAGTGACTGCTAGACTTTGCGTTGTTATTGCTTTCAACTCCGGGTCCCAATATGCTGCCGAATTAATACCTACAGTGATAAGAGGACGAGGAGTAGCCCTGATTCATGTTGTTGGATACGCCGCCAGCTTCCTTAGTCCACTTCTCTTATACCTG TCTAGGTTTTGGCAACCGCTGCCTGATCTTCTTCTCGGGCTGCTGTGTTTCATCTGTGCATCGCTCACTCTTTTATTGCCGGAAACCCTGGGACGAACACTTCCGGCATCATTAAACGACGGCGAGGTATTTGGCGAGGAGGATAGACCCTGCGATTTTGCTTGCTGCGGCGGTAGGACGAGTCGTCGTGGCCGAGATGAAAATCGGGACGAGCAATAA
- the LOC124305767 gene encoding organic cation transporter protein-like isoform X1, translated as MVNCEGNEDEGDATLGETILKDVKVSDRKGEIQPDVDVCSMLAHAGDFGRYQILLMVLFSLVNVLSAFHYFAQTFITIQPADLRCDSINGDSNLTDILNVTQGLQLADVLKIRPKNGDKCKGYYLDMTEIITEEETVEKSVWKLEECTAFDYDRHFGYESIVTELDWVCKDAWKAALGQSMYFVGAVGGTFMMGIAADKWGRVKALIAAFLFAILGNTMTILSSGLELFAVSRFIAGLATDTNFVMMYIIVMEYIRPSMRTFGLNICIGVFYCLGCSVVPWLAVGLETWRKFLMSVSVPMVLVPFYYFILPESASWLLTKGRADKALEGFLRIAKINGKVIPDEVVARFQAVHKDGGKPPQTSLHELFKTPNLRRKMSILVFKTMTLTLCYDAISRNVNISGTSPFVIFSLGSLTVFPACLVILTLQDKIGRKGLFFIAVLLSAFLTSSSGLMHAFLKDAAILSTDLMVHMSIGLSVTARLCVVIAFNSGSQYAAELIPTVIRGRGVALIHVVGYAASFLSPLLLYLSRFWQPLPDLLLGLLCFICASLTLLLPETLGRTLPASLNDGEVFGEEDRPCDFACCGGRTSRRGRDENRDEQ; from the exons ATGGTAAATTGCGAAGGAAACGAAGACGAAGGAGACGCGACTCTGGGAGAAACGATCCTGAAGGATGTCAAAGTGTCGGATCGGAAAGGTGAGATCCAACCGGACGTCGATGTGTGCAGCATGCTGGCGCACGCTGGGGATTTTGGGAGGTACCAAATACTCCTGATGGTGCTCTTTAGTCTGGTGAACGTTCTCTCGGCTTTTCACTACTTCGCCCAGACATTTATCACGATACAACCCGCCGATTTACGGTGCGATTCGATAAACGGGGACAGTAATTTAACCGATATTCTCAACGTCACGCAGGGACTACAATTAGCAGAT GTTCTGAAAATACGACCGAAGAACGGTGACAAATGCAAAGGGTATTACTTAGACATGACGGAAATCATCACCGAGGAAGAGACCGTAGAAAAATCTGTCTGGAAACTCGAGGAGTGCACGGCCTTTGACTACGACAGACATTTCGGATACGAAAGCATCGTCACCGAG CTAGACTGGGTCTGCAAGGATGCTTGGAAAGCGGCGTTGGGTCAGTCGATGTACTTCGTTGGGGCTGTAGGTGGGACATTTATGATGGGCATTGCGGCGGACAAATGGGGCCGAGTGAAGGCCCTGATTGCCGCCTTCCTTTTTGCGATACTCGGCAATACGATGACCATATTATCAAGCGGCCTGGAGCTCTTTGCCGTTTCAAGGTTCATCGCTGGACTCGCAACCGACACGAATTTCGTTATGATGTATATAATCG TCATGGAGTACATCAGGCCCAGCATGCGGACCTTTGGATTGAACATTTGCATCGGTGTGTTTTACTGTCTCGGATGTAGCGTCGTACCTTGGCTGGCGGTTGGCCTTGAAACGTGGAGAAAATTCTTG ATGAGCGTCTCGGTCCCGATGGTACTGGTTCCCTTTTACTACTTCATCCTGCCCGAAAGCGCCTCCTGGCTTCTGACCAAAGGACGAGCTGACAAAGCACTCGAGGGCTTTCTAAGGATCGCCAAAATTAATGGCAAGGTTATTCCTGACGAGGTCGTCGCACGGTTTCAAGCGGTCCACAAGGACGGGGGAAAACCACCTCAGACGAGCTTGCACGAGCTTTTTAAAACTCCGAACCTAAGACGAAAAATGTCCATTCTGGTGTTCAAAAC GATGACTTTGACACTTTGTTACGACGCCATATCACGAAACGTGAACATAAGTGGCACCTCACCGTTCGTTATATTTTCCCTCGGTTCTCTCACCGTGTTTCCAGCCTGTTTGGTGATCCTGACATTGCAGGACAAAATAGGGCGGAAGGGACTTTTCTTCATTGCCGTTTTGCTCTCGGCATTTCTAACGTCTAGCAGCGGTTTGATGCATGCATTCCTGAAAGATGCAG CGATACTATCCACAGATCTGATGGTCCACATGAGTATTGGTCTATCAGTGACTGCTAGACTTTGCGTTGTTATTGCTTTCAACTCCGGGTCCCAATATGCTGCCGAATTAATACCTACAGTGATAAGAGGACGAGGAGTAGCCCTGATTCATGTTGTTGGATACGCCGCCAGCTTCCTTAGTCCACTTCTCTTATACCTG TCTAGGTTTTGGCAACCGCTGCCTGATCTTCTTCTCGGGCTGCTGTGTTTCATCTGTGCATCGCTCACTCTTTTATTGCCGGAAACCCTGGGACGAACACTTCCGGCATCATTAAACGACGGCGAGGTATTTGGCGAGGAGGATAGACCCTGCGATTTTGCTTGCTGCGGCGGTAGGACGAGTCGTCGTGGCCGAGATGAAAATCGGGACGAGCAATAA